A genomic segment from Gorilla gorilla gorilla isolate KB3781 chromosome 3, NHGRI_mGorGor1-v2.1_pri, whole genome shotgun sequence encodes:
- the LOC129532818 gene encoding double homeobox protein 4-like protein 4: MALPTPSDSTLPAEARGRGRRRRLVWTPSQSEALRACFERNPYPGIATRERLAQAIGIPEPRVQIWFQNERSRQLRQHRRESRPWPGRRGPPEGRRKRTAVTGSQTALLLRAFEKDRFPGIAAREELARETGLPESRIQIWFQNRRARHPGQGGRAPAQAGGLCNAAPGGCHPAPSWVAFAHTGAWGTGLPAPHVPCAPGALPQGAFVSQAARAAPVLQPSRAAPAEGISQPAPARGDFAYAAPAPPEGALSHPQAPRWPPHPGKSREDRDPQRDGLPGPCAVGQPGPAQAGPQGQGVLAPPTSQGSPWWGWGRGPQVAGAAWEPQAGAAPPPQPAPPEASARQGQMQGIPAPSQALQEPGRSSALPCGLLLDELLASPEFLQQAQPFLETEAPGELEASEEAASLEAPLSEEEYRLLLEEL; this comes from the coding sequence ATGGCCCTCCCGACACCTTCGGACAGCACCCTCCCCGCGGAAGCCCGGGGACGAGGACGGCGACGGAGACTCGTTTGGACCCCGAGCCAAAGCGAGGCCCTGCGAGCCTGCTTTGAGCGGAACCCGTACCCGGGCATCGCCACCAGAGAACGGCTGGCCCAGGCCATCGGCATTCCGGAGCCCAGGGTCcagatttggtttcagaatgAGAGGTCGCGCCAGCTGAGGCAGCACCGGCGGGAATCTCGGCCCTGGCCCGGGAGACGCGGCCCGCCAGAAGGCCGGCGAAAGCGGACCGCCGTCACCGGATCCCAGACCGCCCTGCTCCTCCGAGCCTTTGAGAAGGATCGCTTTCCAGGCATCGCCGCCCGGGAAGAGCTGGCCAGAGAGACGGGCCTCCCGGAGTCCAGGATTCAGATCTGGTTTCAGAATCGAAGGGCCAGGCACccgggacagggtggcagggcgCCCGCGCAGGCAGGCGGCCTGTGCAACGCGGCCCCCGGCGGGTGTCACCCTGCTCCCTCGTGGGTCGCCTTCGCCCACACCGGCGCGTGGGGAACGGGGCTTCCCGCACCCCACGTGCCCTGCGCGCCTGGGGCTCTCCCACAGGGGGCTTTCGTGAGCCAGGCGGCGAGGGCCGCCCCCGTGCTGCAGCCCAGCCGGGCCGCGCCGGCGGAGGGGATCTCCCAACCTGCCCCGGCGCGCGGGGATTTTGCCTACGCCGCCCCGGCTCCTCCGGAAGGGGCGCTCTCCCACCCTCAGGCTCCTCGGTGGCCTCCGCACCCGGGCAAAAGCCGGGAGGACCGGGACCCGCAGCGCGACGGCCTGCCGGGCCCTTGCGCGGTGGGACAGCCTGGGCCCGCTCAAGCGGGGCCGCAGGGCCAAGGTGTGCTTGCGCCACCCACGTCCCAGGGGAGCccgtggtggggctggggccggggtccccaggtcgccggggcggcgtgggaaccccaagccggggcagctccacctccccagcccgcGCCCCCGGAGGCCTCCGCGCGGCAGGGGCAGATGCAAGGCATCCCGGCGCCCTCCCAGGCGCTCCAGGAGCCGGGGCGCTCGTCTGCACTCCCCTGCGGCCTGCTGCTGGATGAGCTCCTGGCGAGCCCGGAGTTTCTGCAGCAGGCGCAACCTTTCCTAGAAACGGAGGCCCCGGGGGAGCTGGAGGCCTCGGAAGAGGCCGCCTCGCTGGAAGCACCCCTCAGCGAGGAAGAATACCGGCTTCTGCTGGAGGAGCTTTAG